One part of the Marinifilum sp. JC120 genome encodes these proteins:
- a CDS encoding HAMP domain-containing protein — MCSLTKRIKKHLSSSRIITSYFLLFVASTLCLFALSTLMLDFYLTQMERERINERVQSYKNIYENKDFSSLLKTIRAQHQANRFSNIFIYITDANGKTVWLTIPQELDELEWTPLQLKAIPNQPGWHPLDLPTMNDLDILVTPLKTGYTLHTGRTTDRQEFMVEGLQSVFMIVLGGVIILGIIGGIMFSRHVLRPVRELAATAKKVSSGDMKSRVPIFEKSGEIRELTELFNLMMERIEILITAMRDTLGNVSHDLKTPLARMKARIEQAILSDASAEEQREVLMDCAEDIERIDKLINMLMDITEAETGQMHLSPEPLSCSEIINETIDLYEIIAEDRNIHITNRANNYMISADRQRILQVIGNLTDNALKYTPEGGKIIFKTGLEDKFTVISIQDNGPGIPKEERDRIFEKLYREDKSRSTKGVGLGLSLVRAVMQAHGGSVTVHDAPEGGSLFEIRFPRN; from the coding sequence ATGTGCTCACTGACAAAAAGGATTAAAAAACACCTTTCTTCCTCACGGATAATCACCTCATATTTCCTACTCTTTGTTGCCAGCACGCTCTGTTTGTTCGCACTGAGCACACTCATGCTTGATTTTTACCTGACCCAGATGGAACGCGAACGCATAAATGAACGTGTTCAATCTTATAAAAACATTTACGAAAACAAAGACTTCTCTTCCCTCCTTAAAACAATCCGCGCCCAGCATCAGGCTAATAGATTCAGCAATATTTTTATTTATATTACAGACGCGAACGGCAAAACCGTCTGGCTGACCATACCGCAGGAACTTGACGAACTGGAGTGGACCCCACTCCAACTAAAGGCCATACCAAATCAACCCGGATGGCACCCGCTGGATCTGCCCACAATGAATGATCTGGATATTCTCGTTACCCCGCTTAAAACAGGATACACCCTGCATACCGGACGCACTACCGACCGACAGGAATTCATGGTTGAAGGACTGCAAAGTGTATTTATGATCGTCCTTGGCGGAGTGATCATTCTAGGTATCATCGGGGGGATAATGTTTTCCCGTCATGTGCTGCGCCCGGTTCGAGAGCTGGCCGCGACGGCAAAAAAAGTTTCTTCCGGCGACATGAAAAGTAGGGTTCCGATCTTTGAGAAAAGCGGAGAAATACGCGAGCTGACCGAACTTTTTAACCTCATGATGGAACGGATTGAAATCCTGATCACTGCCATGCGCGACACTTTAGGCAACGTCAGCCACGATTTAAAAACCCCACTGGCCCGCATGAAGGCCCGCATTGAGCAAGCCATACTCTCTGACGCTTCCGCAGAAGAGCAGCGTGAAGTGCTCATGGATTGCGCCGAAGATATTGAACGAATTGATAAGCTAATCAACATGCTCATGGACATTACCGAAGCTGAGACAGGACAGATGCATCTTTCCCCGGAACCTCTTTCCTGCTCGGAAATAATTAATGAAACTATTGATCTCTATGAAATAATTGCTGAAGACCGAAACATCCACATAACCAATCGTGCAAATAATTATATGATTTCAGCAGACCGCCAGCGAATATTACAGGTTATCGGAAACCTGACCGATAACGCCCTTAAATACACTCCCGAAGGCGGTAAGATTATTTTCAAAACCGGACTTGAAGACAAATTCACAGTAATTTCCATTCAAGACAACGGGCCGGGTATCCCGAAAGAAGAACGAGACCGCATTTTCGAAAAGCTGTATCGGGAAGACAAAAGCCGCTCCACAAAAGGCGTAGGACTGGGCTTAAGTTTAGTCCGCGCAGTAATGCAGGCCCATGGAGGCAGCGTAACTGTTCACGATGCCCCGGAAGGCGGCAGTCTTTTTGAAATCCGTTTTCCAAGAAACTAA
- a CDS encoding pyruvate, water dikinase translates to MLSLKSLKFWAESLLAPRALLQRKYEAFKILLEYDSQALDLVADLEELFYGRKLSDRMQVNCLQNQLAQAVYGMIGELQEMHPHRFHELLSEFQRIDLVARNAVVLSVPDSEPPYTVPLAVAGECPQLAGGKGANLGRVHELGHVEALPGFVVTANAFHSYLEHNNLREAVNKMLCRMEVGNVRLLSSLTLELQELVLDGEVPPGVAGEIQRGLETYLDGTGWLAVRSSALAEDSEISFAGQYASELYVHPDDVLEAYKRVLAGKYCPRAVSYRISNGLTDNDTAMAVLIVPMIDARSSGVVYSMDPDCLSRDSVGIYGVSGLGGSLVDGSVVPVKGSLHRGREPRLVSECAFDRSGLPDEHMLIQLAKCALKLEEQFGCPQDMEWAVDQDGQFHILQTRPLQQEAEGLGAEPAPIAAMPVLEGLERAARGAGCGEIYFAHSGEDIARIPEGAIVVTPALKPSLLTFAAKMNGVLSAAGSRASHFGSVARERGIPVLVGDVMDCFEPGQLVTVDGMAGAVYDGCVEDVLTRSCVDAQVSPRILDLYKEMVAPMVHLKLVDPQGENFNPAGCDSLHDLVRYCHEMAVQEMFLLVDKRGLGMGNSKRLATSLPLVVYLIDLEQGLNSGVGQKKEILPDDIQSIPMQAFWKGLADKRVDWPEKMTHVDWEEFDRMSAGIFSKDSKLLASYGLLAEDYLHLLVRFGYHFSEVDSLCGSVSGQNYIKFRFKGGGAGFDNRVLRLEFIAKALEYYGFETEMRGDTLSAFSSRLDSRATAQQLIVLGYLMAVTRMMDMRLENSAQVDAELKNFISSVEGIDG, encoded by the coding sequence ATGCTTTCATTAAAGAGTTTAAAATTCTGGGCTGAATCTTTGCTGGCCCCGCGGGCTTTGTTGCAACGGAAATATGAAGCATTCAAAATTCTGTTGGAATACGATTCGCAGGCTCTCGATCTTGTGGCTGACCTTGAAGAATTGTTCTACGGCAGGAAACTCTCAGATCGAATGCAGGTCAATTGTCTGCAAAATCAGCTGGCGCAAGCTGTTTACGGCATGATCGGGGAATTGCAGGAAATGCATCCGCACAGATTTCACGAGTTGTTGTCTGAATTTCAACGTATTGATTTAGTTGCTCGCAATGCCGTAGTCCTGTCGGTTCCCGATTCAGAACCGCCGTACACTGTGCCTTTGGCTGTTGCCGGGGAGTGTCCGCAACTAGCCGGAGGAAAAGGTGCTAATCTCGGGCGGGTGCATGAGCTGGGGCATGTGGAAGCTCTTCCCGGGTTTGTTGTCACTGCCAATGCTTTTCATTCTTATCTTGAGCACAACAACCTGCGCGAGGCTGTCAACAAAATGCTGTGTCGCATGGAAGTGGGCAATGTGCGGTTGCTTTCTTCACTGACTCTTGAGCTTCAGGAGCTTGTTCTTGATGGAGAAGTTCCGCCCGGCGTGGCCGGAGAAATTCAGCGTGGGCTAGAAACCTATCTGGACGGGACAGGCTGGCTGGCCGTACGTTCCAGTGCCTTGGCTGAGGACAGCGAAATTTCATTTGCCGGACAGTATGCCAGCGAACTTTATGTGCATCCTGACGATGTGCTGGAAGCATACAAGCGTGTGCTGGCCGGTAAATATTGCCCCCGTGCTGTTTCCTATCGCATTTCCAACGGGTTGACTGATAACGACACTGCCATGGCTGTGCTTATTGTGCCCATGATAGATGCCCGCAGTTCCGGGGTTGTTTATTCCATGGACCCGGATTGCCTCAGCCGGGACAGTGTGGGGATTTACGGAGTGTCCGGTCTTGGAGGTTCTCTTGTGGATGGCAGTGTTGTCCCGGTTAAGGGCTCACTGCATCGCGGCAGGGAACCCCGTTTGGTCAGTGAGTGTGCTTTTGATCGTTCAGGGTTGCCTGATGAACATATGCTCATTCAATTGGCAAAATGCGCTTTGAAGCTGGAAGAGCAGTTCGGTTGTCCGCAGGATATGGAGTGGGCCGTGGATCAGGATGGGCAGTTTCATATTCTTCAGACTCGTCCTTTGCAGCAGGAAGCGGAGGGGCTGGGAGCCGAACCAGCACCAATCGCGGCAATGCCTGTTCTCGAAGGTCTTGAACGGGCTGCCCGGGGAGCGGGTTGCGGTGAGATTTATTTTGCTCACAGCGGTGAGGATATCGCCCGGATTCCTGAAGGTGCCATCGTAGTTACTCCGGCCTTGAAGCCTTCTTTGCTCACTTTTGCCGCAAAAATGAACGGTGTGCTCTCCGCTGCCGGAAGCCGGGCCAGTCATTTCGGTTCTGTGGCAAGGGAGAGGGGAATTCCTGTGTTGGTAGGGGATGTTATGGACTGTTTTGAACCGGGGCAGTTGGTTACTGTAGATGGTATGGCCGGGGCAGTTTATGACGGCTGCGTGGAGGATGTGCTGACCCGCAGTTGCGTGGATGCGCAGGTTTCGCCTCGTATTCTTGATTTGTATAAAGAAATGGTTGCACCGATGGTTCATCTGAAATTAGTTGATCCTCAAGGCGAAAATTTTAATCCGGCCGGGTGTGATTCTCTGCATGATCTTGTGCGTTACTGCCATGAGATGGCAGTGCAGGAGATGTTTTTATTAGTGGATAAGCGCGGGTTGGGCATGGGCAATTCAAAGCGGCTTGCAACCTCTCTACCGTTGGTGGTGTACCTTATTGATCTGGAGCAGGGGCTTAATTCTGGTGTTGGACAGAAGAAAGAAATTCTTCCTGATGACATACAAAGCATTCCTATGCAGGCCTTTTGGAAAGGGCTTGCAGATAAGCGGGTGGATTGGCCCGAGAAAATGACCCATGTGGACTGGGAGGAATTCGACCGAATGTCTGCCGGGATCTTCAGCAAGGATTCTAAATTGCTTGCCAGTTACGGTCTGCTGGCGGAAGATTATCTGCATCTGCTTGTTCGCTTCGGATATCATTTTTCCGAGGTTGATTCTCTGTGCGGCTCGGTTTCCGGTCAGAATTATATCAAGTTTCGTTTCAAGGGCGGCGGGGCTGGATTTGATAACCGGGTCCTGCGGCTGGAATTCATAGCTAAGGCTCTTGAGTATTATGGATTTGAAACTGAAATGCGCGGGGATACGCTCTCGGCATTTAGTTCCCGTCTCGATTCAAGAGCTACAGCGCAGCAGCTTATCGTTCTGGGATATTTGATGGCGGTTACCCGGATGATGGATATGCGGCTGGAGAATTCCGCACAGGTGGATGCGGAGCTTAAGAATTTTATATCCTCAGTGGAGGGGATTGATGGTTGA
- a CDS encoding response regulator yields MNYIRKWWLALCFTSLTIILTTIIIIPHSTTSRNALSGLAHDIMLNISSYTLDKSESYLRPAENAAELTRFLADSNIVNSNNYENMIRYFTEQLSLYRQLSGIYYGTTKGEFFMVARSDDKIRNGLLSKTILFDNGERKTKMIWSTVDHKILQSDLMPLDKYDPRKRPWFIEALMANDVIWTEPYIFFTTQKPGITTASPVYDNKGNLQGVVGVDITIAELSTFLSTLTIGQNGKAFIVDTSGNVVAFPDLEALKQTSQNNKIRLSKINELPDAVCRKAYKSLSIPPDQLPQEPVFTTFEHNGARYNAVFTPFKNTHWPWIIGLYIPEDDYLGEIKEDYRLSLITAALAILLSGLIGWAVARKLNAAKEDAVAANHAKSHFLAVMSHEIRTPMNVILGTTDLLKDSNPREDQKKYIKLLDNAGEGLLSLINDILDMSKVEAGLLDLESIDFNPSKTMRQCCNVFEHSASQKGIELACRIDGKLPDLVKGDPVRVKQILLNLIGNAVKFTETGGVYVQAGYSDLADGAVELQFEIQDTGPGIPEDRQNAIFEHFTQADNSITREYQGTGLGLSISKKLCELMNGNIIVSSSPGTGSTFTFTITLQKVQASTATGPSEQGLPENRTLPRKVLLIEDNRSNRLLFKHFISESPHTMKCASNGEEGIELYKEFQPDIIFMDIEMPIMDGYKATEEIRDWERIIELPPVPIIALSAHAIKGTAESARNAGCSNYMTKPITKLQFLERIERNDSA; encoded by the coding sequence ATGAATTATATAAGAAAATGGTGGCTGGCTTTATGCTTCACCTCGCTGACAATAATCCTCACTACGATAATAATCATCCCCCATTCCACCACCTCCCGCAATGCCTTGTCCGGACTGGCCCATGATATCATGCTTAATATTTCATCCTATACGCTGGACAAATCAGAGAGCTACCTGCGCCCGGCGGAAAACGCTGCCGAGCTGACCCGTTTCCTTGCGGACAGCAACATTGTCAACAGTAATAATTATGAAAATATGATCAGGTATTTCACCGAACAACTTTCCCTATACCGACAGCTTTCAGGAATCTATTACGGTACCACCAAGGGTGAATTTTTTATGGTGGCCCGCTCTGATGATAAAATTAGAAACGGGTTACTTTCAAAAACAATCCTCTTTGATAACGGGGAACGCAAAACCAAAATGATCTGGAGCACGGTGGATCACAAAATATTGCAAAGTGATCTGATGCCCCTAGATAAATACGACCCCCGGAAACGGCCTTGGTTTATTGAAGCACTCATGGCCAATGATGTTATCTGGACTGAACCCTACATTTTTTTCACCACCCAAAAACCGGGCATAACCACCGCAAGCCCCGTTTACGACAACAAAGGAAATCTTCAAGGTGTTGTCGGAGTGGATATTACCATTGCCGAGCTTTCAACATTCTTAAGCACGTTGACCATAGGTCAAAACGGAAAAGCCTTCATAGTAGACACAAGCGGTAATGTTGTGGCCTTTCCAGATCTTGAAGCCCTGAAGCAAACCTCGCAGAATAACAAAATCCGCTTAAGTAAAATAAATGAACTACCGGACGCAGTCTGCCGCAAGGCTTATAAATCACTGAGTATCCCCCCGGATCAGCTTCCGCAGGAACCGGTATTTACAACCTTTGAGCACAATGGAGCACGCTACAATGCGGTATTCACTCCGTTTAAAAATACCCACTGGCCTTGGATAATCGGCCTGTATATCCCGGAAGATGATTATCTAGGAGAGATTAAAGAAGACTACAGACTCAGTCTGATAACCGCAGCTCTAGCCATACTGCTATCCGGTTTGATCGGCTGGGCCGTGGCCCGCAAATTGAATGCGGCAAAAGAAGATGCAGTGGCGGCAAACCACGCCAAGAGCCATTTTCTGGCTGTCATGAGTCATGAGATCAGGACTCCTATGAATGTTATACTCGGCACAACCGATCTGCTCAAAGACTCCAACCCGCGCGAAGACCAGAAAAAATATATCAAGCTGCTTGATAACGCAGGGGAAGGTTTGCTCTCCCTGATCAACGACATCCTTGATATGTCCAAAGTGGAAGCAGGTCTGCTGGACCTTGAAAGTATTGACTTCAATCCTTCAAAAACCATGCGCCAGTGCTGTAATGTTTTCGAACATTCCGCATCTCAAAAAGGTATTGAACTGGCCTGCCGCATTGACGGCAAGCTGCCGGACCTCGTTAAAGGGGACCCGGTACGAGTCAAGCAGATCCTGCTGAACCTGATTGGCAACGCAGTCAAATTTACCGAAACAGGAGGAGTATATGTCCAAGCCGGATACTCAGATCTTGCAGACGGCGCAGTCGAATTACAATTTGAAATTCAAGACACCGGTCCGGGAATACCCGAAGACAGACAGAATGCTATATTTGAACACTTTACTCAGGCGGACAACTCCATAACCCGTGAATATCAGGGAACAGGGCTGGGCCTTTCAATAAGCAAAAAACTGTGTGAGCTGATGAACGGTAATATAATCGTTTCAAGTTCCCCGGGAACCGGCAGCACATTCACCTTCACCATCACCTTGCAAAAGGTGCAGGCTTCCACAGCAACAGGCCCCAGTGAACAGGGGTTACCGGAAAACCGAACCCTGCCCCGCAAAGTTTTGCTCATTGAAGACAACAGGAGCAACCGCCTTCTTTTCAAACATTTTATTTCCGAATCGCCGCACACCATGAAATGTGCGTCAAACGGAGAAGAAGGAATTGAATTATACAAAGAATTCCAACCCGACATAATTTTCATGGACATTGAGATGCCGATAATGGACGGCTACAAGGCCACCGAAGAAATCCGCGACTGGGAACGGATCATAGAACTCCCACCTGTTCCGATTATTGCCCTTTCCGCCCATGCAATAAAAGGAACTGCCGAATCAGCCCGCAATGCTGGATGCTCTAATTACATGACCAAGCCCATCACCAAACTGCAATTTCTTGAGCGGATAGAAAGAAATGATTCAGCCTAG
- a CDS encoding HDOD domain-containing protein has translation MSKIEGQHKIRPDIKEAAARYVHSLFLQAGNSDLVSLLKKEAFKRVYKQMLSEPDSFLPKTFSSDIEPWSGEKPEGPGAFLKGSFILPSLPLVQKQLQEVIDDPESTIDDLTEIIGREPKLAAAVMRLANSGLYSLKEKIETPSKAVELLGFEKAGALALGTVSLSLFKRSENPVLDLEKFWKHSIACGVVAQEIAVAAGLGDPERFFTGGLMHDLGLHVIFESGQGLAVKLYMLANKDGYNLYKAEYKLLGFNHAELGGYILEKWKFPRQLIAAAGGHHNPRTIKTDPDAMVIHVADFIAQALGYGLGISPVIGFIDRTAWEKIGISGEQVIEMLPEIRRLIDDVFQIFDE, from the coding sequence ATGAGCAAAATAGAAGGACAGCATAAAATCAGGCCTGATATTAAGGAAGCGGCTGCGCGATATGTGCACAGTCTTTTTTTGCAGGCCGGGAACTCTGATTTGGTAAGTCTGCTTAAAAAGGAGGCTTTCAAGCGCGTTTATAAACAAATGCTTTCAGAACCTGATTCTTTTTTGCCCAAAACATTTTCATCGGATATTGAGCCGTGGAGTGGTGAAAAGCCTGAAGGGCCGGGAGCTTTTCTTAAAGGATCATTTATTCTGCCCTCATTGCCGCTGGTGCAGAAGCAGTTGCAGGAGGTCATTGACGATCCGGAAAGTACGATTGATGATCTTACTGAGATAATCGGACGGGAGCCCAAGCTGGCAGCGGCTGTAATGCGGCTGGCAAATAGCGGACTATACAGTCTGAAGGAGAAGATTGAGACTCCTTCAAAAGCTGTGGAATTGCTTGGATTCGAGAAGGCCGGAGCTCTTGCGCTGGGAACTGTTTCTCTTAGTCTGTTTAAGCGTTCCGAGAATCCGGTTCTGGATCTTGAAAAATTTTGGAAGCACTCGATTGCCTGCGGAGTTGTGGCTCAGGAAATAGCCGTTGCCGCAGGACTTGGCGACCCGGAACGTTTTTTCACCGGTGGGCTGATGCATGATCTTGGGCTGCATGTTATTTTTGAAAGCGGTCAGGGACTAGCTGTTAAACTTTATATGCTTGCCAACAAAGATGGATATAATCTTTACAAGGCTGAGTATAAGCTTCTTGGATTCAATCATGCCGAGCTTGGTGGATATATTCTAGAGAAATGGAAATTCCCTCGGCAACTTATTGCTGCGGCAGGGGGGCATCATAATCCGCGGACAATAAAAACTGATCCTGATGCCATGGTTATTCATGTGGCTGATTTCATCGCTCAAGCTTTGGGATACGGACTGGGAATTTCTCCGGTGATTGGATTTATCGATCGTACTGCGTGGGAAAAGATCGGCATTTCAGGAGAGCAGGTAATCGAAATGTTGCCGGAAATTAGACGTTTGATAGATGATGTTTTTCAGATTTTTGATGAATAG
- a CDS encoding DNA-binding response regulator, giving the protein MRILIVEDDITIADYIAQGLRESGFTVDHAADGNDGLNFALSTEYDAAIIDLMLPGRDGLSIIAEMRGRAMETPVLILSARQSVDDKVSGLQAGGDDYLTKPFSFAELQARLQALIRRSSRTPADSKLQVGDLILNRFTREVSRDGTHIILHAREYGLLEYMMNNAGRVVTKTMILEHIWDYSFNPQTNVVEVLMHRLRSKVDKPFANNLISTIRGVGYVLTDKKD; this is encoded by the coding sequence TTGCGGATACTGATTGTTGAAGACGATATAACCATTGCCGACTATATTGCCCAGGGATTGCGCGAATCCGGTTTTACAGTGGATCATGCTGCTGATGGAAACGACGGCCTAAACTTCGCCCTGAGCACTGAATATGACGCAGCAATAATAGACCTCATGCTTCCGGGCCGCGACGGACTGAGCATAATTGCTGAAATGCGGGGCCGCGCAATGGAAACTCCAGTGCTAATCCTCAGTGCCCGACAAAGCGTGGACGACAAAGTCTCCGGACTTCAGGCCGGGGGCGACGATTACCTGACCAAGCCCTTCTCCTTTGCCGAGCTTCAAGCCCGTTTACAGGCCCTTATTCGCAGATCATCCCGAACACCGGCAGATTCCAAATTGCAAGTCGGTGACCTAATACTAAATCGCTTCACCCGCGAAGTCAGCCGTGATGGTACGCATATTATCCTTCACGCAAGGGAATATGGACTCTTGGAATATATGATGAATAATGCCGGACGGGTCGTCACCAAAACAATGATCCTCGAGCACATCTGGGATTACAGCTTCAACCCGCAGACCAACGTGGTGGAAGTGCTCATGCACCGTCTGCGCTCAAAAGTGGATAAGCCTTTTGCCAATAATCTGATTTCCACAATCCGCGGGGTCGGTTATGTGCTCACTGACAAAAAGGATTAA
- a CDS encoding twin-arginine translocation signal domain-containing protein produces the protein MTSRRKFMAMSAAATAAILMPVTNAAADKSRRYPSNIVYTKKDPGVWDKKAGSHLPQVEVKNGKAIIRTLHPMTEKHYIVRHTLVDADGNVISAKTFSNTDEKAVSRFKLPADSKGKKFFATSFCNKHDFWVAPVKL, from the coding sequence ATGACTTCCAGAAGAAAATTCATGGCTATGTCCGCCGCAGCCACTGCGGCAATCCTTATGCCTGTCACCAATGCCGCTGCCGACAAAAGCCGCAGATATCCTTCCAACATAGTATACACCAAAAAAGATCCCGGCGTATGGGACAAAAAAGCTGGGTCCCATCTTCCGCAGGTGGAAGTGAAAAACGGCAAGGCTATTATCCGCACCCTGCATCCCATGACTGAAAAGCATTACATTGTTCGCCACACATTAGTGGATGCTGACGGTAATGTGATTAGTGCAAAGACTTTCTCTAATACTGATGAAAAAGCAGTATCCCGTTTCAAGCTTCCGGCTGACAGCAAGGGCAAAAAATTCTTTGCCACCAGCTTCTGTAATAAGCACGATTTCTGGGTGGCCCCGGTTAAATTATAA
- a CDS encoding phosphatase: MVEQNNGHAYKPTWVTDQLAVGCAPMSHAQLNSLKAQGIDGIINLCGEFCDLHEIEQSAGFEVYYLPLEDEEAPGLVELENGLEWLDEAIYLGKKVLIHCRHGIGRTGTVLNAYLLRRGLGHKLAGRKMKALRSKPANFSQWWTIRKYGRRSGRLTARIPSVEFKRKVDLSPFFNDYLELAGKVEQRAVKFKDLQQCGQDHDRCCRTPLSMTLAEALHLSHCVNLELTHEDRLAVIEKAVVTARAEKRAMRELSSDNEAGFCLSGVDSACPLLENGKCRLFDYRPLQCRAFGLGSSENGQLWRDVLSPGLDKISREIWFACTGAMQEDRLPAFSLPDVVSGKFIELLFKMMMVQGVDEVI, encoded by the coding sequence ATGGTTGAGCAGAATAACGGTCATGCCTATAAGCCCACGTGGGTTACCGATCAGCTTGCGGTAGGATGTGCACCCATGAGCCATGCCCAGCTTAATTCCCTAAAAGCGCAGGGGATTGATGGGATTATCAATCTTTGCGGTGAGTTCTGCGACCTGCATGAAATCGAGCAAAGTGCCGGATTTGAAGTTTATTACCTGCCCCTTGAGGACGAAGAAGCGCCGGGGCTGGTGGAACTGGAAAACGGGCTTGAATGGCTTGATGAAGCCATTTATCTGGGTAAGAAGGTGCTTATCCATTGCCGCCACGGCATCGGCCGGACCGGAACTGTGCTTAATGCTTACCTGTTGCGGCGTGGGCTGGGGCACAAGCTTGCCGGGCGCAAGATGAAGGCTCTGCGTTCCAAGCCCGCAAATTTTTCCCAGTGGTGGACCATCCGCAAATATGGGCGCAGGAGTGGCAGGCTTACCGCGCGTATCCCCAGCGTAGAATTCAAGCGGAAGGTCGATCTCTCCCCATTTTTTAATGATTACCTTGAACTGGCAGGCAAGGTTGAGCAGCGGGCCGTTAAATTTAAAGATTTACAGCAATGCGGACAGGACCATGATCGCTGCTGCCGGACTCCTTTGAGCATGACTCTGGCTGAGGCCCTTCATCTGAGCCATTGTGTGAATCTTGAGTTGACCCATGAAGATCGGCTGGCGGTGATTGAAAAAGCTGTGGTTACTGCACGGGCTGAAAAAAGGGCCATGCGGGAGTTGTCCAGCGACAATGAAGCCGGTTTTTGTCTTTCCGGTGTGGATTCTGCCTGTCCGTTGCTGGAAAATGGGAAATGCCGACTTTTTGATTATCGGCCCTTGCAATGCCGTGCTTTCGGATTGGGTAGTTCCGAGAACGGGCAGTTGTGGCGTGATGTGCTCAGTCCCGGACTGGATAAAATTTCGAGGGAAATCTGGTTCGCCTGCACCGGGGCCATGCAGGAGGATAGATTGCCCGCGTTTTCCTTGCCCGATGTGGTTTCCGGCAAATTTATTGAGCTTTTATTTAAGATGATGATGGTGCAGGGGGTGGATGAAGTTATTTAG
- a CDS encoding MBL fold metallo-hydrolase: MYFKQLTTEGLGCYSYVIGCPAAGEMVIVDPRRDVQEYLDISREEGMKITRVINTHVHADHVGGEQELKSIVGAELYIHENADVGYEHTPIKEGDTITVGAAKLDFLHTPGHTPNAISIMVTDIMRGNEPWMILTGDLLFVGDIGRPDLPGDEILDEQVANLYDSLYIKLGKLPDYLEVYPAHGQGSLCGKGMSAKPSTTLGYERRYNSMLQFKTFEDFKTKVLESFPSRPKSFTHIINTNFKGAPLLERCPLDRAMNPEKFKQMIDQGCTVIDVRDAAGFGGFHIPGSINIGLEKQLANWVGMAVEPDSDLLLVVNSKEDYDRMCTELHRIGYDRIFGYLHGGIAAWLMAGYPVENLAQKSAKQLHDAVTEGKEFTLLDVRTPAEVAGGRIKDSIHKPFARVLDEGIEVDKDSPVIVMCGSGYRSNIVGSYLQNSGFTQVCSLAGGAIAWSRSGYELE; this comes from the coding sequence ATGTATTTCAAACAGCTAACGACTGAAGGACTCGGTTGTTACTCTTACGTCATCGGCTGTCCTGCCGCCGGAGAGATGGTCATTGTGGACCCGCGCAGGGATGTTCAGGAATATCTGGACATTTCCCGCGAGGAAGGCATGAAGATCACCCGGGTAATCAACACCCACGTCCACGCGGACCATGTGGGCGGGGAACAGGAACTTAAATCCATTGTCGGCGCGGAATTGTACATTCACGAAAACGCTGATGTGGGTTACGAGCACACACCCATCAAGGAAGGCGACACCATAACAGTCGGAGCCGCCAAACTTGATTTTCTGCACACTCCCGGACACACACCCAATGCCATATCCATCATGGTTACCGACATCATGCGCGGTAATGAACCGTGGATGATCCTCACCGGCGATCTGCTCTTTGTGGGCGACATTGGCCGCCCGGACCTTCCCGGCGATGAAATCCTTGATGAACAGGTGGCCAATCTCTATGACAGCCTGTACATAAAACTGGGCAAGCTCCCTGACTATCTGGAAGTATACCCTGCCCACGGGCAAGGGTCACTTTGCGGTAAGGGCATGAGTGCCAAGCCGAGCACCACACTAGGCTACGAAAGACGCTACAATTCCATGCTCCAATTCAAGACCTTTGAGGACTTCAAGACCAAGGTTCTGGAATCCTTCCCCAGCAGACCGAAATCATTTACCCACATCATCAATACCAACTTCAAGGGTGCGCCCCTGCTTGAACGCTGCCCCCTTGACCGGGCCATGAACCCGGAAAAATTCAAGCAGATGATTGATCAGGGCTGTACGGTAATTGATGTGCGCGATGCAGCCGGATTCGGAGGATTCCACATTCCGGGCAGCATCAACATCGGCCTAGAAAAACAACTCGCCAACTGGGTAGGGATGGCTGTAGAGCCGGATTCCGACCTACTACTGGTGGTCAATTCCAAGGAAGATTACGACCGCATGTGTACCGAACTTCACCGTATCGGCTACGATAGGATATTCGGTTACCTGCACGGCGGCATTGCCGCATGGCTCATGGCCGGATATCCGGTTGAGAATCTAGCCCAGAAATCAGCAAAGCAGTTGCATGACGCTGTTACTGAAGGCAAAGAGTTCACTCTCCTTGACGTGCGTACTCCTGCGGAAGTTGCCGGAGGGCGTATCAAGGACTCGATACACAAACCTTTCGCCAGAGTGCTAGACGAAGGAATTGAGGTAGACAAGGACAGCCCGGTCATTGTCATGTGCGGGTCAGGATATCGCTCTAATATTGTAGGTAGTTACCTGCAAAATAGTGGCTTTACGCAAGTCTGTTCGCTGGCTGGCGGGGCCATAGCATGGTCCAGATCAGGCTATGAACTTGAGTAG